The following are encoded together in the Bos javanicus breed banteng chromosome X, ARS-OSU_banteng_1.0, whole genome shotgun sequence genome:
- the LOC133242307 gene encoding small integral membrane protein 10-like protein 2A, translating into MAATAALSGVAVRLSRSATTRGSYGAFCKGLTRTLITFFDLAWRLRMNFPYFYIVASVILNVRLQVHI; encoded by the coding sequence ATGGCAGCAACAGCGGCCCTGTCGGGCGTAGCAGTGCGGCTGTCGCGCTCAGCCACGACCCGCGGCTCATATGGCGCCTTCTGCAAGGGGCTCACGCGCACGCTGATCACCTTCTTCGACCTGGCCTGGCGTCTGCGCATGAACTTCCCCTACTTCTACATCGTGGCTTCGGTGATTCTCAACGTCCGCCTGCAGGTACATATTTAG